Proteins found in one Bremerella volcania genomic segment:
- the prfA gene encoding peptide chain release factor 1 — MREILEEKLARFEFLEKQMSDPDVLSNSSQMANVAREHGSLARVATRYRQFKDVVSEIEDARELMEGDDAEMAELAEADLVDLKAKREKIWRDLLDMTIGGEDADRDKIVLEIRGGTGGDEAALFARDLYEMYKRFAETKKWKYEIMESNPTELGGFKEVIISVHGDGVYREMQYESGGHRVQRVPETETKGRVHTSAATVAVMAEPEEVEFDLSPDSYTVERYAASSGPGGQHVNKTASAVRLIHQETGVIVQCCEERSQHKNLDRALRLLKTKLYDSQREKEAKERADTRKSLVGSGDRSQRIRTYNFPENRITDHRINLTLYKLDQVMAGHLQPVIDALIDHDREQLRGEMGDLD, encoded by the coding sequence ATGCGCGAGATTTTGGAAGAAAAGCTTGCTCGCTTCGAGTTTCTCGAAAAGCAAATGAGCGATCCGGACGTGTTGTCGAACTCGTCCCAGATGGCCAACGTCGCACGCGAACACGGTTCGTTAGCTCGCGTTGCCACGCGCTACCGGCAGTTCAAGGACGTCGTCAGCGAGATCGAGGACGCGCGGGAACTGATGGAAGGGGATGACGCCGAGATGGCCGAATTGGCCGAAGCCGATCTCGTCGACCTCAAAGCCAAACGCGAGAAGATCTGGCGCGACCTGCTGGACATGACCATCGGCGGCGAGGATGCCGATCGCGATAAAATTGTGCTCGAAATACGCGGTGGAACCGGTGGCGACGAAGCGGCACTCTTCGCTCGCGACTTGTATGAAATGTACAAACGCTTCGCGGAAACCAAGAAGTGGAAGTACGAGATCATGGAATCCAATCCGACGGAACTCGGTGGATTCAAGGAAGTGATCATTTCGGTCCACGGCGATGGCGTCTACCGAGAGATGCAATACGAAAGCGGCGGCCACCGCGTGCAGCGCGTTCCGGAGACGGAAACCAAGGGGCGTGTCCACACTTCGGCGGCGACTGTCGCGGTGATGGCCGAACCGGAAGAAGTGGAATTCGACCTCAGCCCCGATAGCTACACCGTCGAGCGTTACGCGGCCAGTAGCGGTCCCGGTGGGCAGCACGTCAACAAAACGGCGTCGGCCGTTCGTTTGATTCACCAGGAAACGGGCGTCATCGTTCAGTGTTGTGAAGAACGAAGTCAGCACAAGAACCTGGATCGCGCTTTGCGTCTGCTCAAGACGAAGTTGTACGATAGCCAGCGTGAAAAAGAAGCGAAAGAGCGAGCCGATACGCGAAAGAGCCTCGTCGGATCTGGCGACCGCAGTCAGCGTATCCGAACCTACAACTTTCCAGAAAACCGCATCACCGACCATCGCATCAATCTGACGTTGTACAAGCTCGATCAGGTCATGGCCGGGCATCTCCAGCCGGTCATCGATGCGTTGATCGATCACGATCGCGAACAGCTTCGCGGCGAGATGGGAGATCTCGACTAA
- a CDS encoding UbiX family flavin prenyltransferase, with amino-acid sequence MSLPVVVAITGASGAVYAKRLLNVLHHSGYDVQLSISPSGKIVLQQEMGIRLELDNFDPETLVPLTVNANDKRLLETIELNEADKPGDFQYYHYTNFMSPMASGSARSAGMVVCPCSGGTLAGIVGGTCNNLIQRAAEVHLKERRKLILVPRETPLSLGYIDNMKRATEAGAVVMPAMPGWYHGVNSLDDLIDFMVARILDQLEIPHALMQRWGEDA; translated from the coding sequence ATGAGCCTGCCCGTTGTCGTGGCAATCACCGGAGCAAGCGGGGCCGTCTATGCCAAGCGGCTTCTGAATGTGCTGCATCATAGTGGCTACGACGTCCAGCTCTCGATCAGCCCTTCAGGGAAGATCGTCTTGCAGCAGGAAATGGGCATTCGTCTGGAACTCGATAACTTCGATCCCGAAACGCTCGTTCCCCTGACGGTCAACGCCAACGACAAGCGGCTGCTCGAAACGATTGAACTGAACGAGGCCGACAAGCCTGGCGACTTTCAGTACTACCACTACACCAACTTCATGTCTCCCATGGCCAGTGGTTCGGCTCGTTCGGCCGGGATGGTCGTGTGCCCTTGTTCTGGCGGCACGCTGGCTGGCATTGTGGGTGGTACGTGTAACAATCTCATTCAAAGGGCAGCCGAAGTCCATCTGAAAGAACGCCGCAAGCTGATCCTCGTGCCACGAGAGACGCCCCTATCCTTGGGTTACATCGACAACATGAAACGGGCCACCGAAGCAGGGGCCGTCGTCATGCCGGCCATGCCGGGCTGGTATCACGGGGTGAACTCGCTGGACGACTTGATCGATTTCATGGTGGCTCGGATATTGGATCAGTTAGAAATACCACACGCTTTGATGCAACGCTGGGGAGAAGATGCCTGA
- the ubiE gene encoding bifunctional demethylmenaquinone methyltransferase/2-methoxy-6-polyprenyl-1,4-benzoquinol methylase UbiE codes for MAIDKSGTRVRQMFSEIAGNYDRMNHLLSMNIDKYWRWRTVKIVPPTGDSPILDVCTGTGDLALAYYKAAEGKVQVEATDFCPEMLEVGEVKKQKLGINGQVRFQEADTQHLPFDDDTFQIVSVAFGLRNVADTDLGLKEMARVCRPGGKIAVLEFSQPRYQPFRGVYQFYFKNILPRIGQALAKNKQDAYKYLPDSVGEFPHGEALAERMRSAGLKDVFFKPFTFGVATLYVGTK; via the coding sequence ATGGCGATCGATAAATCGGGGACACGCGTTCGGCAGATGTTCTCGGAAATTGCGGGCAACTACGACCGCATGAATCATCTCTTGTCGATGAATATCGATAAGTACTGGCGTTGGCGAACCGTCAAGATCGTCCCCCCGACTGGCGACAGTCCCATCCTGGACGTCTGCACCGGCACCGGCGATCTGGCCCTGGCCTACTACAAAGCAGCCGAGGGTAAGGTTCAAGTGGAAGCGACCGACTTCTGCCCCGAAATGCTCGAGGTGGGCGAGGTCAAGAAGCAAAAGCTCGGCATCAACGGCCAGGTTCGCTTCCAAGAGGCCGACACGCAGCACCTCCCGTTCGATGACGACACGTTCCAGATCGTCTCCGTCGCGTTCGGTCTGCGGAATGTTGCCGATACCGACCTAGGCTTGAAAGAAATGGCCCGCGTTTGTCGCCCTGGCGGTAAGATTGCGGTGCTCGAATTCTCGCAGCCCCGCTATCAGCCGTTTCGGGGTGTTTACCAGTTCTACTTCAAGAACATTCTTCCCCGCATCGGTCAGGCCTTGGCCAAGAACAAGCAAGATGCCTACAAATACCTGCCGGACAGCGTCGGTGAATTCCCCCATGGAGAAGCACTGGCCGAGCGGATGCGCAGTGCTGGCCTGAAGGACGTCTTCTTCAAGCCATTCACTTTTGGTGTCGCAACTTTGTACGTGGGGACGAAATGA
- the prmC gene encoding peptide chain release factor N(5)-glutamine methyltransferase, with protein sequence MSTAETWTIGRLLNWTTEYLESKGSEEARLEAQLMLGHALACPRIQLYTRFEEVVDDEKRAKFRELVKQRAAGKPVAYVLGTSEFYSMEFVVTPDVLIPRPETEHLVIETLDLLKGRSKDESVRILDMGTGSGIIAVTIAKQAPQANVLATDVSEKAIVVAKQNAEKHGVSERVEFAAGDLFQAVPSGSSFDVIVSNPPYIAQSERPLMDAHVIEHEPHGALFADEEGTSVLRRILEEAASFLKPGGWLLLEFSPMVAKRVAKIAEETGFYERISIGKDLAKLDRYLIAKKAA encoded by the coding sequence ATGTCGACTGCCGAAACATGGACGATTGGCCGTCTCTTGAATTGGACGACGGAGTACCTGGAATCGAAGGGGAGTGAAGAGGCACGGCTCGAAGCGCAACTGATGCTGGGTCATGCGTTGGCATGTCCCAGAATTCAGCTTTATACCCGGTTCGAGGAGGTCGTCGACGACGAGAAGCGAGCCAAGTTTCGCGAACTGGTCAAACAGCGGGCTGCCGGCAAACCGGTCGCCTACGTGCTGGGAACCAGCGAATTCTATTCGATGGAATTCGTCGTTACCCCGGACGTACTCATTCCACGCCCAGAGACGGAACACCTGGTGATCGAAACGCTAGATCTTCTCAAAGGGCGTTCCAAAGACGAATCGGTTCGCATTCTCGACATGGGGACCGGCAGCGGGATTATCGCCGTCACCATCGCCAAGCAGGCCCCCCAAGCGAATGTGCTGGCGACGGACGTCAGTGAGAAGGCGATCGTCGTCGCCAAACAAAATGCCGAGAAGCACGGCGTGAGCGAGCGGGTCGAGTTTGCCGCCGGCGACCTGTTTCAAGCGGTGCCAAGTGGATCATCGTTCGACGTCATCGTCAGCAATCCGCCGTACATCGCCCAATCGGAACGTCCGTTGATGGATGCTCATGTCATCGAGCACGAACCCCACGGCGCTTTGTTCGCCGACGAAGAAGGTACTTCCGTCTTGCGAAGAATTTTGGAGGAAGCCGCCAGCTTTCTGAAGCCTGGCGGATGGCTGCTGCTGGAATTCAGTCCGATGGTTGCCAAGCGTGTCGCCAAGATTGCCGAGGAAACCGGTTTCTACGAGCGAATATCGATTGGCAAAGATCTCGCCAAGCTTGATCGGTATTTGATTGCGAAGAAGGCGGCCTAG
- the rpmE gene encoding 50S ribosomal protein L31 — MKENIHPKYNETVVKCGCGNSFTTRSTRKEIVVDVCNVCHPFYSGKERFVDSGGRIEKFKNKFAGNYASLSKKKKK; from the coding sequence ATGAAAGAAAACATCCACCCCAAATACAACGAAACCGTCGTGAAATGCGGTTGTGGCAACTCGTTTACCACGCGAAGCACCCGGAAGGAAATCGTGGTCGACGTTTGTAACGTGTGCCATCCTTTCTACTCCGGCAAGGAACGCTTCGTCGACTCGGGCGGCCGTATCGAGAAGTTCAAGAACAAGTTCGCCGGCAACTACGCAAGCCTGTCGAAGAAAAAGAAGAAGTAG